The Malus domestica chromosome 10, GDT2T_hap1 nucleotide sequence CGTCAACTGGGATGTTCTTGGCTGGACTGTCACACGAGGAGCCATCACAGTTGGTAGTTTGGATCAATGGGTCGACTCCCTACTGGAGAAGCGGGCCATGGGATAAATCAAAGTTCATCGGCGTGCCAGAAATGGATGATCAGTATCGAAGTGGATTTAATCTCGAGGATAATAAGCAGCAGGGAACAAAGTACttctcttttgatttgtttgctAAAACTATTGCAGCATTTATGGACATCTCTTCGGAAGGTGTATTAAGGCTCATCTATTCGAAACATGGTGAGAACTGGAATACATTCTGGGAAGCACCAGCAGCAAAGAATCCATGTGACAATTATGGAGCATGTGGACCTTTCGGGGTTTGCAAAGCTTCTGGATCTCCAATCTGCAAGTGTTTGAAAGGATTTGTACCGAAGTCACGTGAGGAATGGAGCAGAGGAAACAGGGCAGGAGGGTGTGTGAGGCAAACCAAACTATTTTGTGAGAGTAACACAAGTCAGTCAGTTGCTTCAAGAGGAAATGGAGACGGGTTTACGAAGATGTCAAGTGTAAAACTACCAgatttccatgaatttatttcgTCTTTGGATGCAGAAAAGTGCAAGATACAGTGCCTAAATAATTGTTCTTGCCTGGCTTATGCATATGTTAACAACATCGGGTGTTTGGTCTGGCCCAAAGACCTAATTGATATTCAGGAGTTTTCGTCTGGTGGAGAAGATCTTTTTATTCGCCTCCGACACACAAAATCTGGTAAGTCATAATATTGCTTACACAACAACTTAAATATGCACTATCTTCAGCTTCTGTCTCATGCTTTTTGTACTACAAAATTCATTTACTTCAGGTGAAGGAAAGCGAACAAGGTTAATTGCCAGCCTCTCGGCTATATGTTTTATCGGTGTCTTGGTTGCCATAGTGTTCGCTTTTTGCAGATTGCAAGCTAACCGAAGGGGTAAGAGAGAGATAAAGATACAGAGGAATAGCAGTTAAGCATATTTACTAGTTGCAAGCCAATATTAGCTCTTAACCTCTgaatatttgtttatttgattgTTCTAGTTACCAAATCAGGAAACATCAAAGTAACAAAAAAGTTCGTTGAACTGACTGATCCAAATGAGAATTCAAGTGACAGCACTCTTCAAGAATATATACGAGAACATGAGCAGTCGGATCTATTCATTTATAGGTTTGACAGCGTATCAATTGCTACGAACAATTTCAGCATCACAAACAAACTCGGGGAAGGAGGATTTGGCCCTGTTTACAAGGTGAGTGTGTATTCATTCTCTTTCTTCTAAAGAAAGTTACAGAATTAGCTGCACAATACAGACATGAATTGAACGATTAATTTGTGGACTCGTTGCAGGGTAAGCTAAAAGAAGGGAAGGAAATAGCAGTAAAGAGACTATCAAGTAACTCAGGGCAAGGCGTAGAAGAGTTCAAGAATGAGGTGCTGTTGATCTCCAAACTCCAACATAAAAATCTTGTTAGGATCATGGGATGCTGTGTGAAAGATGATGAGAAGTTACTAGTTTACGAGTTCATGCCAAACGGAAGCTTGGACACTATTCTATTCAGTTAGTTTCACTTGTACTTTATTCATGGCTCCGATTTCTCTCTGTTActagtcttgttcttttgttaaCTGAATTTGCGTAATGATGTCTGAGTGACACTAGAGCTTACACATTGAATGGGTGCATTGATTAGATCCAAATCGCCGAGCAGAGCTTGATTGGGCCCGCCGCTTCAATGTTATTCAGGGTGTTGCTAGAGGGCTTCTTTATCTCCACCACGATTCGCGTTTGAAGGTAATACATAGAGATTTGAAGGTCAGTAACATTCTCTTGGATGAGAATATGAACCCGAAAATATCAGATTTTGGATTGGCCCGTATTGTTCAAGGGACACAGAAGCTAGAGAATACTCAGAAGGTTGTGGGAACACTGTAAGCACCATTCTTTTCCATTTCTCCGAATTGCTCTCACAAGACTCACATTAGCATATTATCATTCTATACACAAGCTGAATTTTTGTCTGTTAAATACTAATGAGTTGCATGTGCAGTGGCTATATGGCTCCGGAGTATGCCATGGGCGGTATACTTTCTGAAAAATCTGATGTCTATAGCTTTGGCGTCTTGCTGTTGGAGATTGTTAGCGGGACAAAGAATACCAGCTTTTATTACCATGAAAAACAGCTCGGCTTCCTAGCATATGTAAGTTCACATCCTAAAAATACTAACGTGAGGAAATTCTGTTTCTCATAGCTTAAACAATCTCTATAAAATTTTCAGTCATGGCACTTATGGAACGAAGGCAGGGGATTGGACTTAGTAGATGAAGTCTTGGGGGATTCATATCCCTCGTCCCAAGCTATGAGGTGCGTGCATATTGGGCTTCTTTGCATACAGGACAATGCTACAGACAGGCCAACCATGCCAGATGTAGTTTTGATGTTAAGTAGCGAGACAGATCGTCCACAACCTCAGCGACCAATATTTACTTTCCAAAAGTCTGTATCGAATCCTCAATCGCAAAAGGACAGTATATACTCCGCCAATGTTGATACCATAACAACCATTGAAGGACGGTAATCTTCACTGTACATGAAGGATTTTGTCATTCTGAAGTGTTCCTACACCTATTGGAGTTTTTGGGATACATGAAGATTTTCCCAAGAAGTAGAGATTAGATTGGACCGAATATACTTTATTTACATTGTTACTGTTATTGTGAAAGATCATTATTCTTCCTATCAGAGATTGAAACAAATCCATATAACATTCAAAGCAGCCATGCCTTTTCTGCAACATTTCCTTACTTTTCATGGTAGTTTCTCACACGAATTAAAAGCTACCGAATCAAGGATCGAACGGTCCGTATGAAAACGAAGACATGATTATTCATCCATTCAATATTCCGTGAAGTGTTCATCTAGCTTTGAAGCTACAATGTACATGTATACTCTTTAAGGCATAGCTAGCAAACGTGAATACTGAGTTATAGTCACAGGTTTCATGCAAAAAGCAATCCCAGTAATTTCACAAGATAAGTCAGCGCTTCCCATAGAGTGGATGCAAGCATCATCGTCCTTTCTTAAACCGTCTTCATACATCGTAGAGTTGCAGTGTGACTTTTCCTTGTGCTTGTATAAGTTTTTCATAGTTTCTCGGTGCGCCAAGAAGTGGTGGgataatttctttttatttacttttaattattttaacatTTTCCTCATGaggaaaatatgaaaaacacaTTTTGATAcagaaaattatgatttttgaaTTTCTAACTCAATAAGAATACAAGAGAGATGTTGGGTTGGTCATTTCCATAGGGAGCTTCTAGTCAAAGCCGTTAGGCCAAACCAACCGAAGCGTTGACCAAATTTCGTCAGAGACCTAGCTACCGGATTTGTTCATCATTCGGCAGGAAGGAACTGAAATTTCTCGATATTTTTGGCACCGTGCTACCGAGTCCGAATGGCGCTCGTGAACTTATCTAGAATACACTATACGATTACATTTCACAGTATACTGTACAGATCATCTAGGAATTATAGTCAAGCAAGAGGCTGAATCATTATCGAGCTTCAACTCTAGTTATTGTGAAATCGTCACCAGAATATAATCCGTTCGGAATTGATGGACCAGCAACACTGCATGAACTCTTTCTGAAGACAAATGCAGGCTGCTGAGGAGATGGTAGAGATGCTTCGCCACTCAACATGAATACAACTGCTGACATAGTCGGTCGATCCTTTGAATCTTCTTGAACGCACAAGAGCCCGACTTGAATGCATCGCATGACTTCATCTGACTGATACGAGTCCAATGAAGAATCCACGATTTCTAAGGCTCTGTCTTCTCTCCACAGCTGCCAAACCTGCAGTTGAAAGTAACATTTTGAGAAAGGGATGAATGTAAGTAGTAATTAGTAGTAAGGATGGATTGTTATCGGATTTTGTGTGACTTACATGTCCTATCAAGTTCACGGAATGATCCTCCTGGTACGAACCATTGTTTTTACTTCCGCTTACAATCTCCAATAAGATGATCCCAAAACTAAATACATCTGATTTCGTTGAATACCTTCCAAACACTGCATATTCTGGTGACATATATCCACTACATATGAACAGATAACACCATATTACAGACAACTCTGTTGAATATAAATATGACAGTATGGTGTGATTTATTTCATGCATGCGTGAATGTGGTATGATTCTTACTATGTTCCGACAACTCTGTTGGTCTTATCCTGCAGTTGGTCCCCATGGAATATCCTTGCCATGCCGAAATCTGAGATTTTTGGGTTCAACTCAGCATCTAGAAGAACATTACTGGTTTTTAGATCCCTGTGGATAATCCTAAGTCTTGAGTCCTGATGGAGATACAAAATCCCACGAGCAACCCCGTTGACGATTTCAAAACGTTTTTTCCAATCCAGCAAGGACCTTCTTGTATGATCTACAAAATGATATGGTTTCTATGTAAAtgtcatatttttctttgtaataagcttaacacacacacacatacacacatatattgTACATAGTTTTAGAAACATTATGAACAAATGAATCTTTCCTCCAGACATACCAAAAAGAAAGTAGTCCAAGCTCT carries:
- the LOC103422443 gene encoding G-type lectin S-receptor-like serine/threonine-protein kinase At1g61490, which codes for MVLDAQSFCVFFTLLLLSLISCAEEIYDITPSRPLAQGQTLISAGNVFELGFFNNSANKYVGIWHKDILPRKVVWVANREKPIAATDTSAGLTISSNGSLEIVDGKQNSVWSTNFSGTASSLNNGSAAVAVLLDDGNFVVKFNVGVAADQYLWESFDYPSDTLQPQMLMGFDSVSGTRNSLTSWKSENDPSTGMFLAGLSHEEPSQLVVWINGSTPYWRSGPWDKSKFIGVPEMDDQYRSGFNLEDNKQQGTKYFSFDLFAKTIAAFMDISSEGVLRLIYSKHGENWNTFWEAPAAKNPCDNYGACGPFGVCKASGSPICKCLKGFVPKSREEWSRGNRAGGCVRQTKLFCESNTSQSVASRGNGDGFTKMSSVKLPDFHEFISSLDAEKCKIQCLNNCSCLAYAYVNNIGCLVWPKDLIDIQEFSSGGEDLFIRLRHTKSGEGKRTRLIASLSAICFIGVLVAIVFAFCRLQANRRVTKSGNIKVTKKFVELTDPNENSSDSTLQEYIREHEQSDLFIYRFDSVSIATNNFSITNKLGEGGFGPVYKGKLKEGKEIAVKRLSSNSGQGVEEFKNEVLLISKLQHKNLVRIMGCCVKDDEKLLVYEFMPNGSLDTILFNPNRRAELDWARRFNVIQGVARGLLYLHHDSRLKVIHRDLKVSNILLDENMNPKISDFGLARIVQGTQKLENTQKVVGTLGYMAPEYAMGGILSEKSDVYSFGVLLLEIVSGTKNTSFYYHEKQLGFLAYSWHLWNEGRGLDLVDEVLGDSYPSSQAMRCVHIGLLCIQDNATDRPTMPDVVLMLSSETDRPQPQRPIFTFQKSVSNPQSQKDSIYSANVDTITTIEGR